From Dendropsophus ebraccatus isolate aDenEbr1 chromosome 2, aDenEbr1.pat, whole genome shotgun sequence, a single genomic window includes:
- the ERP44 gene encoding endoplasmic reticulum resident protein 44 isoform X1, whose protein sequence is MRHAIFLPLSDPACVLVLLAAWACTPTKGDIINLESGNIDDVLGNADVALVNFYADWCRFSQMLHPIFEEASNIIKEEYPDRNKVVFARVDCDQHSDIAQRYRISKYPTLKLFRNGMMMKREYRGQRSVTAIADYIRQQKSDPIRTIGDLEELKTIDRSKRTIIGFFENKESDNYRTFEKVSNILHDDCVFIAALGEVSKPERFSGDNVIYRPIGENAPDMVYLGSLTNFDLAFAWTQDKCVPLVREITFENGEELTEEGLPFLILFHMKDDLESLEKFQQEVARQLISEKGTINFLHADCDKFRHPLLHIQKTPADCPVIAIDSFRHMYVFSDFKDLSIPGKLKQFVLDLHSGKLHREFHHGPDPTDVAPGQQQTQDLASSPPESSFQKLAPSEYRYTILKRDRDEL, encoded by the exons GCAGCATGGGCTTGCACTCCAACAAAAGGTGACATTATAAACTTAGAAAGTGGCAATATAGATGACGTTTTAG gtaatgcagatgTCGCTTTAGTTAATTTTTATGCAGACTG GTGCAGATTCAGTCAGATGTTGCACCCAATATTTGAGGAAGCTTCAAATATCATTAAAGAAGAATATCCTGACAGAAATAAAGTTGTATTTGCCAGAGTGGACTGTGATCAGCATT CAGACATAGCACAAAGATATCGGATAAGCAAGTATCCCACACTAAAGCTGTTTAGAAATGGAATGATGATGAAGAGAGAATATAGAGGTCAACGCTCAGTAACTGCAATTGCAGACTACATTAGACAACAAAAAAGTGATCCAATACGGACAATTGGAGATCTGGAGGAACTGAAAACCATTGAT cgCAGTAAAAGaacaataattggattttttgaaAACAAGGAGTCTGACAACTATCGCACATTTGAAAAAGTGTCAAACATTTTACATGATGATTGCGTATTTATTGCAGCTTTAGG AGAGGTTTCTAAGCCGGAAAGGTTTAGTGGAGACAATGTTATCTATAGGCCCATAGGA GAAAATGCTCCAGATATGGTGTACTTAGGTTCACTTACCAACTTTGATTTGGCTTTCGCTTGGACACAAGATAAATGCGTGCCTCTTGTACGAGAAATAACATTTGAGAATGGGGAG GAACTGACTGAGGAAGGTCTTCCATTCCTTATACTTTTCCATATGAAAGATGACCTGGAAAGTTTAGAAAAGTTCCAACAAGAAGTTGCTCGTCAGTTAATTAGTGAAAAAG gaacaaTAAATTTTCTTCATGCAGACTGTGATAAGTTTAGACATCCTCTCTTGCATATTCAGAAGACTCCTGCAGATTGCCCAGTAATAGCAATCGATAGTTTTAGACACATGTATGTGTTTTCAGATTTTAAAGATTTATC AATTCCCGGTAAACTAAAACAATTTGTCTTAGATCTACATTCTGGAAAACTGCATCGAGAATTTCATCATGGACCTGACCCAACTGATGTTGCCCCAGGACAG cagCAAACTCAAGATTTGGCAAGTAGTCCTCCTGAGAGTTCTTTCCAAAAATTAGCTCCAAGCGAATATAGGTACACTATACTAAAAAGGGATCGTGATGAGCTTTAG
- the ERP44 gene encoding endoplasmic reticulum resident protein 44 isoform X2: MRHAIFLPLSDPACVLVLLAAWACTPTKGDIINLESGNIDDVLGNADVALVNFYADWCRFSQMLHPIFEEASNIIKEEYPDRNKVVFARVDCDQHSDIAQRYRISKYPTLKLFRNGMMMKREYRGQRSVTAIADYIRQQKSDPIRTIGDLEELKTIDRSKRTIIGFFENKESDNYRTFEKVSNILHDDCVFIAALGEVSKPERFSGDNVIYRPIGENAPDMVYLGSLTNFDLAFAWTQDKCVPLVREITFENGEELTEEGLPFLILFHMKDDLESLEKFQQEVARQLISEKGTINFLHADCDKFRHPLLHIQKTPADCPVIAIDSFRHMYVFSDFKDLSIPGKLKQFVLDLHSGKLHREFHHGPDPTDVAPGQQTQDLASSPPESSFQKLAPSEYRYTILKRDRDEL, from the exons GCAGCATGGGCTTGCACTCCAACAAAAGGTGACATTATAAACTTAGAAAGTGGCAATATAGATGACGTTTTAG gtaatgcagatgTCGCTTTAGTTAATTTTTATGCAGACTG GTGCAGATTCAGTCAGATGTTGCACCCAATATTTGAGGAAGCTTCAAATATCATTAAAGAAGAATATCCTGACAGAAATAAAGTTGTATTTGCCAGAGTGGACTGTGATCAGCATT CAGACATAGCACAAAGATATCGGATAAGCAAGTATCCCACACTAAAGCTGTTTAGAAATGGAATGATGATGAAGAGAGAATATAGAGGTCAACGCTCAGTAACTGCAATTGCAGACTACATTAGACAACAAAAAAGTGATCCAATACGGACAATTGGAGATCTGGAGGAACTGAAAACCATTGAT cgCAGTAAAAGaacaataattggattttttgaaAACAAGGAGTCTGACAACTATCGCACATTTGAAAAAGTGTCAAACATTTTACATGATGATTGCGTATTTATTGCAGCTTTAGG AGAGGTTTCTAAGCCGGAAAGGTTTAGTGGAGACAATGTTATCTATAGGCCCATAGGA GAAAATGCTCCAGATATGGTGTACTTAGGTTCACTTACCAACTTTGATTTGGCTTTCGCTTGGACACAAGATAAATGCGTGCCTCTTGTACGAGAAATAACATTTGAGAATGGGGAG GAACTGACTGAGGAAGGTCTTCCATTCCTTATACTTTTCCATATGAAAGATGACCTGGAAAGTTTAGAAAAGTTCCAACAAGAAGTTGCTCGTCAGTTAATTAGTGAAAAAG gaacaaTAAATTTTCTTCATGCAGACTGTGATAAGTTTAGACATCCTCTCTTGCATATTCAGAAGACTCCTGCAGATTGCCCAGTAATAGCAATCGATAGTTTTAGACACATGTATGTGTTTTCAGATTTTAAAGATTTATC AATTCCCGGTAAACTAAAACAATTTGTCTTAGATCTACATTCTGGAAAACTGCATCGAGAATTTCATCATGGACCTGACCCAACTGATGTTGCCCCAGGACAG CAAACTCAAGATTTGGCAAGTAGTCCTCCTGAGAGTTCTTTCCAAAAATTAGCTCCAAGCGAATATAGGTACACTATACTAAAAAGGGATCGTGATGAGCTTTAG